The following nucleotide sequence is from Candidatus Hydrogenedentota bacterium.
TACAGCAATCATGCGCACATCGGGGTTCTTCAATAACTCATCGTGTGTCAGCCAGCGAGTGTCTTTCAATCGCGGGTTCGCCGCGAAGACCTGCCGAACGGATTCGTCCGGCTCACAAATACCTACGAGCTCAAAGTCAGGTGACTTACTCAAAACACTGAAGACATCCAGGCCGTGAGCGTGGTCTATGCCCAGAATCCCGCAGGGGATACGGCCAGACGCAGCCGTCGCTTTGGCCGCCAACGAAAGGGACGCTGATCCCGCAACTGCTACCTTAATGAAATCGCGCCGATTCATGATTGCCTCCAGGTTCTCTCGCGTCCGCGTGCGGCTCTGAAATTCGCCACCTGACCAGGAACATCATATCCTGTATACTCTCTTCAGGCGAACAGGGGGAACTGTTCTCCATCCGGCTCCAATGGGTTGGAGGTGCGTTATGTCGCTGCCAAGGATTGCCTCGCTTGTAGCAATCGGCTTCGCGTTGTCTACATGTGCATTGGGAAGCGAGTTCGATGACTTGCAGGCAGACATCGCGCGCCACACCAACGGCCTTACCGATTCCGCGAGATTGGCCCGCGAAGCCCTTGAGCCGTCCGCGCTCATTTTGGACACCGACCGCGATCCACTCGATATTGTACTCCGGCGCACGCAAGCGCTCCTGGACGATCTTCTGGTTATGCCCAAGCACCCGGACCTTGCGAACGAAAGCGATACGCTCTCGGCCTTGCGAAAGAAAAGCCAATCGGTCTTGCCGGGCGACCCCGCGCGTCGAGTCCTGTTCGATGAAGCATGCGCGCTACGACGCGGTATCGCTTTTTCCAATCCCTTGCTCGATTTCTCTGATGTACTGTTTCTAAAGCATGATCGTGCGACGTACCAGCACATGGTCGACCAGTACTTTGGATTCCGCGCCGTTCCGGGAGGCGGAGTCTTTGTGTTGCAGAACGCCTTCGCGGAGTCACCGAGTGTGCGCAATGTGCTTGCGGATTCTGTTGTAGAGAGCGGCCGCCTCAAGGGCCAATCGCTGGACAAGGGGTCGTTCATCTCGCTTGAACTCAGCTACGATGCAAGACGTGTTCTATTCGCGTGGACCCAAGCGGCCGTTCCCGTTGAACCCACGGATCTGACACCACACAAGGACCTGTGGACACCCGAAAGCACATATCACATTTTCGCCGCGAACCTCGACGGTACGGGACTGACTCAATTAACCGACGGGGCTTGGAATGATTTCGATCCCTGTTTCCTTCCAAACGGCCGCATCTGCTTCATCTCGGAACGCCGAGGCGGGTTTCTCCGCTGTGGCGTGCGCCCAGACCCGACCTATACCCTTCATTCCATGCGCGCCGACGGCTCCGACATCATTCCGCTCAGTTATCATGAAACCCACGAGTGGCATCCCAGCGTAAACAACGACGGCATGATCGTGTACTCGCGTTGGGACTATGTGGACCGCGACAGCGACATTGCGCACCACCTGTGGCTGACGTTTCCAGATGGCCGTGACCCGCGCTCGTTTCACGGCAATTATCCGGCCGTGCGCGAATCACGTCCATGGATGGAACTTTCGATCCGGGCTGTGCCCAACGCGCACACCTATGTAGCTACGTCGACTCCGCACCACGGTCAGAACTACGGATCGTTGGTGCTGATCGACATGCGAGGACCTGACGACCGATCGATGTCCCAGATTCGGCGTATTACACCCGAGGTGGCGCTGCCGGAAGCGGAGACGGCTCCCGGCGTGCCGGGCAAGCTCCACGGCGGCAAAAACACGGCGAATGCTGAGGTGTATGGAACCGCGTGGCCGTTGAGCGAGAAGTACTACCTGTGCGTTTATGACCTTGGCCAGAAGAACTATGGCCTCTATCTTCTGGATGCGTTTGGGAATCGCGAATTGCTTTATCGAGATCCTGCGATGGCGTGTCTCGATCCCATCCCACTGCGACCGCGGCCTCTGCCGCCCGTGATCCCCACACGAACGCGGCAGGCAATCGAAGATCGTGAAGACCCGGTTGGAAGCGGACATTTTGCCGATCTCGAGTCCACCGGTCGCGTCGCGATCATGAACATCTACGAGAGCGAACTCCCCTGGCCAGAAGGGACGAAGATCTCCGCGTTGCGCATCATACAGCTCTTCCCGAAGACAACACCTGCCGCAAACGAACCGAAGATCGGATTCGGCGAGCAATCGCTCGCACGCGGTGTTTTGGGAACAGTTCCCGTGGAGGCGGACGGTTCCGTGTTTTGCGAAGTACCTGCCGGTGTTCCGTTCTACTTTCAGGCTTTGGATGAGGAGGGGCGCGCCGTCCAGACCATGCGGTCCGATACCTATGTTCACCCCGGAGAGACACTCTCCTGTGTTGGTTGTCACGAGCCGAAGAAGCAGGCACCACGGAACCCGACGCCGCTTGCCATGCAAAAAGCGCCTGCCAGCCTGATTCCACCGCCCGATGGCGCCTATCCCCTGCTCTTCTCGCGTCTGGTGCAGCCCGTTTTGGATAGGCAGTGCACGGAGTGCCACGCAAAATACGAGAAAGCGCCTAAACTCGATGGCAAGACCTTTGGTGAGTTCGGGTGGTCTACCGCATATCACGAGATCGCACCATTCGGATGGGCGAAGCACGGAGGGAATGGTGCGCTGGCCAAGAACGAGACCTCCTATTCAATCCCTGGCAAGGTGGGCGCGCGGGCTTCGAAGCTGCTGGAGATACTCAAAGATGACGCCCACAAAGAGGCCAAGTTCACGAAAGATGACCTTGCGCGACTTACGCTCTGGCTCGACTGCAATAGTGTCTTTTACGGAGACTATCTAGAAACGGAGAAGCAGGCACGCGGCGAGTCCGTGATGCCGAAAATCTTCTAGTCCAAAGCTCAGTTCTTGTCGAAGAATCGTTCCAGCAGTTCGCGCGGAGTGCCATCGAATTCCGCCCACTGCAAATCGCCCGCGAGGTGCTGATCGCCGCCGGTGTAGTAGACAATGGTCCTGCCTTTCCACGCGCAGAGTTCCGCGTCGGACGCGTTACACTCACGGATTTCAGGAGGCCGCAATGGGTGCACCGTATTCTTGGGATTGAACGTAACGAACGGGCGAGACTCAGGCGCGTCTTCCCAATGCACCAGGTCCTTTGAACGCGTGACACGTGTCTCGTACTTGCCTTCACCCAATGACTGCAAATAGAGCGTGTAGTAATAGCTGCCTTCGTAGTAGAGCGCGGGACCTCCAACGTATTTGTCCGTTCCGTAAAGTCCATCGGGAACCGGCTGCCAGTTTATTAGGTCGTCTGAGCGGAAGTACTTGAACGTGAATGCAGGCCACCGGGGATCGTTGGATTCGACCAGAAGCACAAAACCTTCGTCGCCGCGGCATACAGAGACATTGAAGAATTTCTCATCGGGCGCGGCGCGCAAGACAACGACAGGCTTCGTCCAGTTGACGAGATCCTTGCTGGAGACCATCTCGATTGCCGTGATATTCCACTTTTCGCCCTTCCCCCAGTTTCCGGCAAACACGAACACTTCACCGTTGTGTACGAAGGCCATCCCCAACCCGTGGCCGACTAGAGGAACAGAGACTATCGAGTCCGCGTCGACGTCACGGATGCGCACTTCGTCATGCTGTGTGTGGCTGCCGTCCGTGCTACCGGGGAATTCCCACTGCTTTTGCCAATTCTCAAGGAGATAGAGACGTTCATTGAATACAAAGGGCGTCACTTCAACGAGCGGCGAGTTGAGTTTGCCCTTGTACACCAGAGGATTAGTCCATTTCTGTTCTTGCCCCCAAGCACACGATATCAGCAGGGCAATCGCGAATAGTCGTGCCATATACATCATTGTGGTTTTGCTCCTGTTATATGGAGAGAGGGGAATTCGCGGCCCCGGACTCCTCCACTCCCGATAATGGACTAGAGTAACAGAAGCCAGCAGGGCAACTAGAACGATTCGCTATCGTCATCCAATGGTATAACGTCGTGGGGATGCCGAACACCTGCTTTATCTGGGAGTTTGTGTTCGATGCGCGCGTGTGCTACGCGGCGTTCCTGTGGCTTTGCAGCACTTTTCGCCGATGGCTTCGCGGTTTCCCTTCCTTTGACTTGCCACATCGTGCCGCCACCGTGTTTCCGCTCATTGCTGCCGTTTTCTCTCACTTTGGAACCGCCGACAAGCACGGCAAGATCGGTGACCACGTCATTGAGTGAATCGGCCTGCGCGGAAAGCTCTTCAGATGCACTTGCAGCCTCTTCTGAACTCGACGCATTCGATTGGGTGACTTTGTCGATATCGGAAATCGCGATGTTAATATGCTCCATGCCTTGCGCCTGCTCACGGCTGGCGTCGGAAATCTCGTTGATCAATTGATGAACCTTCTGGGATTGCTCCAATAGACGTTCCAGTATCTCCTTCACTTCACCCGAGACGCTTACCCCACTTTCCGCATTCTTGATAGACTCATCGATAAGGGCTGCGGTGGAGCGAGCCGCTTCTGCACTGCGCTGAGCAAGGTTCCGCACCTCTTCGGCCACGACCGCGAAGCCTTTCCCCGCCTCGCCGGCACGAGCGGCTTCAACTGCGGCATTGAGCGCCAGAAGGTTTGTCTGGAAAGCGATTTCGTCGATGACTCTCAGGATCTTTGCCGTCTCGTCCGAGGAAGTCCGAATCCTCCTGATGGCCTCCGTCATACGTTGCGTCGCGTCGCGTCCCCGTTCGGCATTCTCCTGCGTTTCCCGGTACATTTCTCTGACTTGGTTCGTGTTGTCGGCACTTTGCCTAGTCATGCTCGACATTTCTTGAAGTGATGCCGATGTCTCTTCAAGACCCGACGCTTGGCGGCCAGCCCCTTCTGCGATCTGTTGGCTGGATTGCGCGACTTGCGATGCTGCCGACGCAAGTTGCTGGCTTCCGGACATAAGGGCCGTGATGATGCGATTAATCGGTTTTGTGATGGACCCCGTGAGTACAAGTCCGATAGTGAGTGAAAGAGCGGCTCCCAATACGGTGACTATGAACATGAGATATTTAGTCCATATCGCCTCCGCATCCGCTTCCTGCGCGACTTGCATGGCAGCTCCATTGTCCAACTCCACAATCTTCCGCAGCAGCTCGCGGGCTTTGTCATGGTCCTGATCCAACGGACCTGAAACCTGAGCACGAAGCTTGTTCGAGATTTCGCTAGCCGCAGCAACTTCATCGGCTATCGCGCCGAAACCATCCGGACCAAACATGGCCGTAAGTGTTGGTGCAAGTTCGGCAGAGAGGGCAGCCTGCGCCTGCGCTTGATTGCCCGCCTCCAGCAACGCCTTGATGGAATCAAGAGTCGCATGGAACTTTGCGTGCTGAGGCGTAATGTTGCTTAGACCGTCCAACACTATCCTGTTTGAAGTGCCGGGGTTCTTGGCCAAGGCGTCAAAAGAACACGATATTGGCCCCGCGTTAGACGGAGGCGTCTGCCCGTGCGACAACAAAGCTAATTGGCAAAACATGGCGTAGTGGT
It contains:
- a CDS encoding methyl-accepting chemotaxis protein; translated protein: MLKNAKLSVKLVGAFLMVSGVSVLVGITGTRSVEVLGGYLDEVGLTLLPSVTNELIMHGRLESASAVQRKLLARDIRGDARKHAHDELAEAYQELDDAQKRYMSLPMEEGEKEVAEELHAALEKWKADCLEFEKELADFEARDIIDTGGLKAEIQTIRADHYAMFCQLALLSHGQTPPSNAGPISCSFDALAKNPGTSNRIVLDGLSNITPQHAKFHATLDSIKALLEAGNQAQAQAALSAELAPTLTAMFGPDGFGAIADEVAAASEISNKLRAQVSGPLDQDHDKARELLRKIVELDNGAAMQVAQEADAEAIWTKYLMFIVTVLGAALSLTIGLVLTGSITKPINRIITALMSGSQQLASAASQVAQSSQQIAEGAGRQASGLEETSASLQEMSSMTRQSADNTNQVREMYRETQENAERGRDATQRMTEAIRRIRTSSDETAKILRVIDEIAFQTNLLALNAAVEAARAGEAGKGFAVVAEEVRNLAQRSAEAARSTAALIDESIKNAESGVSVSGEVKEILERLLEQSQKVHQLINEISDASREQAQGMEHINIAISDIDKVTQSNASSSEEAASASEELSAQADSLNDVVTDLAVLVGGSKVRENGSNERKHGGGTMWQVKGRETAKPSAKSAAKPQERRVAHARIEHKLPDKAGVRHPHDVIPLDDDSESF